In a single window of the Bacteroidota bacterium genome:
- a CDS encoding glycosyltransferase family 4 protein, with protein MKTNRKQSLCVTIDSYHDGGAEAYAIRLANALSDRYRVVFIELLPERTHKKGMKNLLNAAISSYQLFSFDRWIFRNRFYRVTFPIVKYIQLRWLFRKHDIRTVLSHSHYSDSCLTKWAPANTSIVSFFHGHYEMEMEKPDVIFSQIPSIIRRLNAVIYTSRNHLRTLSELGFPASRQLKLFYGYNGTRASQLTKYQPGSPLRLGVISRAIEGKGWETTIRLFSDLSREYPGRLELHMVGDGPDYERFKNLESESIRFYGFQVNPRPVLDTLHVGILLSTYTAESQPNTVIEYLFAGKPVLATNMGSIEDMITIDGKTAGNVIPVTDQGIDEVAFLQAVRSYLSEPGLIEQQSALALECTRHFDMAAITGTLMNYIEKNLNPEIKEALTEPSGH; from the coding sequence ATGAAAACCAACCGTAAACAATCTCTCTGCGTCACCATTGACAGCTACCATGATGGAGGGGCCGAAGCCTATGCCATCCGGTTAGCCAATGCCCTTTCTGACCGGTACCGTGTGGTATTTATCGAGTTATTGCCCGAGAGAACCCATAAGAAGGGCATGAAAAACCTGCTGAATGCCGCCATCAGCAGCTATCAATTATTCTCATTCGACCGCTGGATTTTCAGAAACCGGTTTTACCGGGTAACCTTTCCCATCGTGAAATACATTCAGCTGAGATGGCTCTTCCGGAAACATGACATCCGGACTGTGCTTTCTCATTCTCACTATTCTGACAGTTGCCTGACCAAATGGGCACCGGCCAACACCTCGATTGTATCGTTTTTCCACGGACACTACGAAATGGAAATGGAAAAACCCGATGTCATCTTCAGTCAGATACCATCCATCATCCGCCGGTTAAATGCCGTGATATATACCAGCCGGAATCACCTGAGGACTTTATCTGAACTCGGTTTTCCTGCCAGCAGGCAACTGAAACTGTTTTATGGGTATAACGGTACCCGAGCCAGTCAGTTAACAAAGTATCAGCCAGGAAGTCCGCTCAGACTGGGTGTCATCAGCCGGGCCATTGAAGGCAAAGGATGGGAAACCACGATCCGGCTTTTTTCCGACTTAAGCAGGGAATACCCCGGGCGTCTGGAACTGCACATGGTCGGCGATGGTCCTGACTACGAACGGTTTAAAAATCTGGAAAGTGAATCCATCCGGTTCTACGGATTCCAGGTCAATCCCAGGCCGGTGCTCGACACCCTTCACGTGGGCATTCTTCTTTCGACCTATACGGCTGAAAGCCAGCCCAACACAGTGATCGAATACCTGTTTGCTGGTAAACCGGTCCTGGCCACCAACATGGGGTCTATAGAGGATATGATCACCATTGACGGAAAAACGGCAGGTAATGTGATACCCGTTACTGACCAGGGCATCGATGAAGTTGCATTTTTGCAGGCAGTCCGGTCCTATCTGTCTGAACCAGGTCTGATAGAACAACAGTCTGCGCTTGCTTTGGAATGTACCAGGCATTTCGACATGGCTGCCATAACCGGCACATTGATGAATTACATAGAAAAAAACCTCAATCCAGAGATTAAAGAGGCACTGACTGAACCATCCGGCCATTAA
- a CDS encoding glycosyl transferase encodes MQIVVDSVYRKPRSQFREIMHLGGPINWLRMKAGINQMQQASLNLTVTAPGDLTPDSPAIHFLTGKKFWFQTIFCMVSLQKVSPVAIRFHVHDDGSFDDSLEKVIHLQVPGVVIHRKSDTDERLRKVLPESKYPYLNHKRKVYPHIRKLLDVHAGSTGYKVVADSDMLFFRTPVLLFDWLKNPDRPFYIPDKLNSYGFTSERIFSVLGQRIPEKVNVGLIGLDSGSIDWDQMERWATELERGTLGSYFLEQTLTAMYLAGKSCVIGPEADYIVMPTHKQVKQTEGVLHHYVDTSKPDYFIYAWKKIR; translated from the coding sequence ATGCAAATCGTTGTTGATTCAGTTTACCGGAAACCCCGGAGCCAGTTCCGTGAAATCATGCATTTGGGCGGACCGATCAACTGGCTGCGAATGAAGGCCGGAATCAATCAGATGCAGCAGGCCTCTCTGAACCTGACCGTTACGGCTCCCGGCGATCTGACCCCCGACTCGCCAGCCATCCATTTCCTGACGGGAAAAAAATTCTGGTTTCAGACCATTTTCTGCATGGTTTCCCTTCAGAAAGTCAGTCCGGTTGCCATCCGGTTTCATGTCCATGACGATGGCAGTTTTGATGATTCTCTTGAAAAAGTGATTCACCTTCAGGTACCCGGTGTGGTGATCCACCGGAAATCCGACACCGATGAACGGCTGAGAAAAGTGTTACCTGAATCGAAATATCCCTATCTGAATCACAAGCGAAAGGTCTATCCTCACATCAGAAAACTACTTGATGTTCATGCAGGAAGCACCGGATATAAAGTGGTGGCCGATTCAGATATGCTTTTTTTCAGGACACCCGTCCTTTTATTCGACTGGCTGAAAAATCCGGACCGGCCTTTTTACATTCCCGACAAACTGAATTCCTATGGCTTCACCAGTGAACGGATTTTTTCAGTTCTGGGTCAGCGGATTCCCGAAAAGGTTAATGTCGGACTTATCGGACTGGATAGCGGCTCGATTGACTGGGACCAGATGGAACGGTGGGCCACTGAACTGGAGCGGGGAACACTGGGATCTTACTTTCTCGAACAGACCCTGACTGCCATGTATCTGGCCGGAAAATCCTGCGTGATTGGCCCGGAAGCCGACTACATTGTGATGCCCACCCACAAACAGGTGAAACAAACCGAGGGCGTGCTTCACCATTACGTGGACACTTCAAAACCCGATTATTTTATTTACGCATGGAAAAAAATCCGTTAG
- a CDS encoding NAD-dependent epimerase/dehydratase family protein: MSVVIITGSGGLIGSESVRFFHDKFDKVIGVDNNMRAYFFGPESSTDWNVNALQKAYPNYEHVQADIRDYSQLEKVFGKYGRDIRLVVHTAAQPSHDWAAREPLTDFSVNATGTLNLLELTRIHSPEAVFIFTSTNKVYGDTPNFLPLVELEKRWEIDQSHPYFKDGIDENMTIDQSKHSLFGASKVAADVLVQEYGKYFNMKTGIFRGGCLTGPNHSGAQLHGFLAYLMKCAITKTPYTIFGYKGKQVRDNIHSWDLVNMFWHFYQNPRFGEVYNAGGGRYSNCSMIEGIEACELVSGNKMNITYSETNRIGDHIWYISDVNKFKSHYPAWTWKYGLMDIMNELHDGLTSRVQVTNCP, encoded by the coding sequence ATGTCGGTCGTCATCATCACCGGTTCAGGTGGTCTTATCGGAAGCGAATCGGTGCGGTTTTTCCATGATAAATTCGACAAAGTCATTGGTGTGGATAACAACATGCGCGCCTATTTCTTTGGTCCGGAATCATCCACCGATTGGAATGTGAATGCATTGCAAAAAGCGTATCCCAATTACGAACATGTGCAGGCCGACATTCGTGATTACTCCCAATTGGAAAAAGTGTTCGGCAAGTATGGCCGGGATATCCGGCTGGTGGTGCATACAGCGGCTCAACCCTCGCATGACTGGGCCGCCCGCGAACCGCTCACCGATTTCTCTGTTAACGCCACCGGGACACTGAACCTGCTCGAACTGACCCGCATTCACAGTCCGGAAGCAGTCTTCATTTTTACCTCGACCAATAAGGTCTATGGCGATACCCCGAATTTTCTGCCCTTGGTTGAACTCGAAAAACGCTGGGAAATTGATCAGAGCCATCCGTATTTCAAAGATGGAATCGATGAAAACATGACCATCGATCAGAGCAAACACTCACTGTTTGGTGCCTCTAAAGTGGCGGCTGATGTTCTGGTTCAGGAGTACGGAAAATATTTCAATATGAAGACCGGTATTTTCAGGGGTGGGTGTCTGACCGGACCCAATCATTCGGGCGCTCAGTTGCACGGATTCCTGGCTTATCTGATGAAATGCGCCATCACCAAAACACCCTATACCATTTTCGGTTACAAAGGGAAACAGGTACGTGATAACATCCACAGCTGGGATCTGGTGAACATGTTCTGGCATTTCTATCAGAATCCCCGGTTTGGAGAAGTGTATAATGCCGGCGGTGGCCGGTACTCGAATTGTTCCATGATCGAGGGAATTGAGGCCTGCGAACTGGTTTCGGGAAATAAAATGAATATCACCTATTCTGAAACCAACCGGATTGGTGATCATATCTGGTATATCAGCGATGTGAACAAATTCAAATCGCACTATCCTGCCTGGACCTGGAAATATGGTCTCATGGATATCATGAATGAACTTCATGACGGACTGACCAGCCGTGTACAGGTAACCAACTGTCCCTGA
- a CDS encoding glycosyltransferase family 4 protein — MKIRVAHPNVPPHVRQSVLAYHEAGVLDLYYTSFMDHPDYWLSNLIRRVAPPLRSELRRRHAGELPFESIRNFPWREIMRTAASRYASPTMTDRVWEWAELGFDRWVARHLDRSAQVLHLHEHCALFTMQRAAELGLFTVYEQPSQHHAFFTRIANEQIDRYPELAGEGTQLLIDEKAARRNQRRDQELALTNRIVCNSSFTRRTLTANHIPESKIDVIPLGFPEPVAALPDRNWDRLVFLNAGTQNLRKALHLLYRAWRLAQIPEKDAELWLIGKMNLPESTREGLPGKVTIRESIPQPDLMDLYLKANVFILPTLADGFGMVITEAMSRGLIVITTENSGGPDLITHGVDGLIIPAGSEEAIRQALSWCLENRDKLPDMSRRAWLRAAGWQWSDYRRGIVKLMTNRFEEFQGTHQS; from the coding sequence TTGAAAATCCGGGTTGCTCATCCCAACGTACCTCCTCATGTGAGACAATCGGTGCTGGCCTATCATGAGGCAGGCGTGCTTGATTTGTACTATACCTCCTTCATGGATCATCCGGATTACTGGCTCTCCAATCTGATCAGGCGGGTGGCACCTCCTCTCCGGTCCGAACTGCGTCGCCGCCATGCCGGAGAACTCCCTTTCGAGTCCATCCGTAACTTTCCCTGGCGCGAAATAATGCGGACTGCTGCATCACGTTATGCCTCACCCACCATGACCGACCGCGTCTGGGAATGGGCCGAACTGGGATTTGACCGGTGGGTGGCACGCCATCTCGACAGGTCGGCCCAGGTTTTGCACCTGCATGAACATTGCGCGCTTTTTACCATGCAGCGTGCTGCCGAACTGGGACTGTTCACCGTTTATGAGCAACCCAGCCAGCATCATGCCTTTTTCACCCGGATTGCCAATGAGCAGATCGACCGGTATCCCGAGCTGGCTGGAGAGGGCACCCAACTTCTGATTGATGAAAAGGCCGCCAGGCGAAACCAACGGCGTGATCAGGAACTGGCTCTCACCAACCGGATTGTTTGCAATTCCTCCTTCACCCGGCGAACCCTGACAGCCAACCACATCCCGGAAAGCAAGATTGATGTCATCCCGCTCGGATTTCCCGAACCGGTTGCCGCCCTGCCCGACCGGAACTGGGATCGGCTGGTGTTTCTGAATGCAGGAACCCAGAACCTTCGGAAAGCACTCCATTTGTTGTATCGGGCCTGGCGTCTTGCTCAGATTCCCGAAAAGGATGCCGAACTCTGGCTGATCGGTAAAATGAATCTGCCCGAAAGCACACGGGAAGGATTACCGGGAAAAGTCACCATCAGAGAATCCATTCCTCAGCCCGATCTGATGGACCTTTACCTTAAGGCCAATGTCTTCATTTTACCTACTCTGGCCGATGGCTTTGGCATGGTGATCACAGAAGCCATGTCGCGTGGGTTGATTGTGATCACCACCGAAAATTCAGGGGGACCCGATCTGATCACCCACGGCGTGGACGGATTGATCATTCCGGCCGGAAGCGAAGAAGCCATCCGGCAGGCCCTAAGCTGGTGCCTTGAGAACCGGGATAAACTGCCCGACATGTCCAGACGCGCCTGGTTGCGTGCGGCAGGTTGGCAATGGTCCGATTACCGGCGCGGAATCGTCAAATTGATGACAAACCGGTTTGAAGAATTTCAGGGGACCCACCAATCATGA
- a CDS encoding glycosyl transferase — MTPTTIAFTLCSNNYLAMAKTLGESVLAQHPDWTFVTGLVDHPESAIDYSAFPGLVIPVEELGIGGFDRMQLNYNIIELNTSVKPFYFQHLFKTNPSADVVVYLDPDTYVYNRLDAVLPAGGTDLIVLTPHISQPIPLDGLYPDENLVLNHGIYNLGFLALHRSGDADQLLTWWAERMVDHCKIDLVNGFFTDQLYMNLAPLFFNGVRIEKHPGVNLAFWNLHQNRLSFHGQQIRVNETFPLIHYHFSGFVMDGGEKVSKGSTRFRISDNPVLVKLFADYREKLIANGWSTYRAFTPWYVINRNRHAEAQYQAKLSKYPVLRVVHWIKKLIPTTLLNRLLSRFRYSNYA; from the coding sequence ATGACGCCAACAACCATTGCCTTCACACTCTGCTCGAACAACTACCTGGCCATGGCAAAAACCCTGGGCGAGTCGGTGCTGGCGCAGCATCCCGACTGGACCTTCGTCACCGGTCTGGTGGACCATCCGGAATCTGCCATTGATTATTCGGCCTTTCCCGGCTTGGTAATTCCCGTAGAAGAACTTGGAATCGGCGGCTTTGACCGGATGCAGCTGAATTACAACATTATCGAACTGAATACCTCGGTCAAACCTTTTTATTTTCAGCACCTTTTCAAAACCAACCCATCGGCCGATGTGGTGGTGTATCTCGATCCGGATACCTATGTGTATAACCGTCTGGATGCGGTGTTGCCAGCCGGCGGGACCGATCTGATTGTTCTGACTCCCCATATTTCACAACCCATTCCGCTGGATGGATTATACCCCGACGAAAATCTGGTTCTGAATCACGGGATTTACAACCTGGGTTTTCTGGCCTTACACCGTTCCGGCGATGCGGATCAGTTACTAACCTGGTGGGCTGAACGAATGGTGGATCATTGTAAAATTGACCTGGTTAACGGATTTTTCACCGATCAGCTGTACATGAATCTGGCACCCCTGTTTTTTAACGGTGTCCGGATCGAAAAACATCCCGGTGTGAATCTGGCTTTCTGGAACCTGCATCAGAACCGGTTAAGTTTTCACGGGCAGCAGATCAGGGTCAATGAAACGTTTCCGTTGATTCATTACCATTTCAGTGGTTTTGTGATGGATGGCGGAGAAAAAGTCAGCAAAGGATCCACACGGTTCCGCATCAGTGACAATCCTGTTCTTGTGAAACTGTTTGCAGATTACCGGGAAAAACTGATAGCAAACGGCTGGTCCACCTACCGGGCCTTCACCCCCTGGTACGTGATCAACCGAAACCGGCACGCAGAAGCACAATACCAGGCCAAGCTGTCGAAATACCCGGTTCTTCGGGTGGTTCACTGGATCAAGAAACTCATTCCCACCACTTTGCTGAACCGGTTACTGAGCCGTTTCCGGTATTCAAACTATGCCTAA
- a CDS encoding glycosyltransferase family 4 protein — MKPRLAVITTHPIQYYAPIFRLIQSRGNIDCRVFYTWGDTSTQKYDPGFGQVISWDIPLLDGYEYEFLDNRAADPGTHRFMGIRAQNAYERVKSWNPTHLLVIGWSWYTHLELMIRFHGKVPVLFRGDSHLLDPVSPMKNRLRQWFLTGIYRFADLALAVGLHNEAYFRWVGMKPGQIRRVPHAIDNDRFASLTDAQERELKEWKQELGITDGQVVFLFAGKFQRKKGIFDLITAFSSIPDPSIRLILIGNGEDYNAIMEAIRPDTRIQWLPFQNQSRMPLVYRLGHWFVYPSHGPGETWGLAVNEAMASGTPCIVSDRVGCAPDLITEGETGFTYRVGNQPALATLIGEITSSPEEWSRQQQACRQKIASYSIEAIATGIEEAVSA; from the coding sequence ATGAAACCCCGCCTGGCTGTCATCACCACCCACCCGATTCAGTATTATGCACCGATTTTCAGGTTGATTCAATCCAGGGGAAACATTGACTGCCGGGTTTTTTATACGTGGGGCGATACATCCACCCAAAAATATGACCCGGGTTTCGGACAGGTGATCTCCTGGGACATTCCCCTGCTGGATGGGTATGAATATGAGTTTCTGGATAACCGGGCGGCCGATCCCGGAACTCACCGTTTCATGGGAATCCGTGCCCAGAATGCATACGAAAGGGTAAAAAGCTGGAACCCCACCCATCTTCTCGTGATTGGGTGGAGTTGGTACACCCATCTGGAATTAATGATCCGGTTTCATGGGAAAGTACCCGTGCTCTTCCGGGGAGACTCCCATCTGCTCGATCCGGTTTCACCGATGAAAAACCGGTTAAGACAGTGGTTTCTGACGGGAATTTACCGGTTTGCCGATCTGGCGCTGGCAGTCGGGTTGCACAATGAAGCCTATTTCCGGTGGGTTGGTATGAAGCCCGGTCAGATTCGCCGGGTTCCACATGCCATCGACAACGACCGGTTTGCCAGCCTGACGGATGCACAGGAACGGGAACTCAAAGAGTGGAAACAGGAACTTGGGATCACCGATGGACAGGTCGTATTTTTATTTGCTGGTAAATTTCAACGAAAAAAGGGAATTTTCGACCTGATCACTGCTTTTTCCTCCATCCCCGATCCATCCATCCGACTCATTCTGATCGGTAACGGCGAAGATTACAACGCCATCATGGAGGCCATCCGTCCGGATACCAGAATCCAATGGCTCCCTTTCCAGAATCAAAGCCGGATGCCGCTTGTTTACCGGCTCGGGCACTGGTTTGTCTATCCGAGCCACGGCCCCGGTGAAACCTGGGGGCTGGCAGTCAATGAAGCCATGGCTTCGGGCACTCCCTGTATCGTGTCGGACCGGGTGGGTTGTGCTCCAGATCTGATCACCGAGGGTGAAACAGGGTTTACCTATCGTGTTGGCAATCAGCCGGCTCTTGCCACTCTGATCGGAGAAATCACCTCATCCCCTGAAGAATGGAGCCGCCAACAACAGGCCTGCCGTCAAAAAATTGCCTCCTATTCCATTGAAGCCATTGCCACCGGCATCGAAGAGGCTGTATCCGCATGA
- a CDS encoding glycosyltransferase, with the protein MKILLTADPEIPVPPVLYGGIERIIDMIIREYHSLGHEVFLVAHRDSQTPATLIPYPGTSPRRLTDTVQNLLTVRKALAVRPDVIHSFGRLAYLLAALPARIPKIMSYQREPTARTVRQAMMLARKGTLSFTGCSDYITRQIQPFAPAATVYNGVPTDRYQFNPSVSVDAPMVFLGRLEPVKGPHLAIELAKRTNRRLILAGNIPDEHRAWVESEVLSQVDGSHITYIGPVNDTQKNDLLSQAAAFLMLIDWNEPFGIVMAEALACGTPVIGLAKGSVPEVVLHGKTGFVCPDMETAIRSVEQLPGLSREACRHDAENRFSQQVIAQAYLKLYREKIG; encoded by the coding sequence ATGAAAATTCTCCTGACAGCCGACCCCGAAATTCCGGTTCCACCAGTTTTATACGGCGGGATAGAACGGATCATCGACATGATCATCCGGGAGTACCATTCATTGGGGCATGAGGTGTTTCTGGTGGCTCACCGTGATTCTCAGACACCCGCCACACTGATCCCTTATCCGGGAACCTCCCCGCGCCGTCTGACCGATACAGTTCAGAACCTGCTGACAGTCCGCAAAGCGCTGGCGGTCCGGCCCGACGTGATTCACAGCTTCGGGCGTCTGGCTTACCTGCTTGCAGCACTTCCGGCACGGATTCCGAAAATCATGAGTTACCAGCGTGAGCCAACGGCCCGGACGGTTCGTCAGGCAATGATGCTGGCCCGTAAAGGCACACTGAGTTTTACAGGATGCAGCGATTATATCACCCGGCAGATTCAACCGTTTGCACCTGCTGCCACTGTTTACAATGGCGTCCCGACTGACCGGTATCAGTTCAATCCGTCCGTGTCCGTTGATGCACCCATGGTTTTTCTCGGACGGCTGGAACCGGTGAAAGGACCGCATCTGGCCATTGAACTGGCAAAGCGGACGAACCGGCGACTCATTCTGGCAGGAAACATCCCCGATGAACACCGTGCCTGGGTGGAATCGGAAGTGCTGTCTCAGGTGGACGGATCGCATATTACCTATATCGGACCGGTGAATGACACGCAGAAAAATGACCTGCTCAGTCAGGCAGCCGCCTTTCTCATGCTCATCGACTGGAACGAACCCTTCGGCATTGTCATGGCCGAGGCTCTTGCCTGCGGAACGCCGGTGATCGGATTGGCAAAGGGCAGTGTTCCTGAAGTGGTTCTGCACGGGAAGACGGGTTTTGTCTGCCCGGATATGGAAACTGCCATCCGGTCGGTGGAGCAACTGCCCGGACTTTCCCGGGAAGCCTGCCGTCACGATGCAGAAAACCGGTTCAGTCAACAGGTGATCGCACAGGCCTACCTTAAGCTTTACCGGGAGAAAATCGGTTGA
- a CDS encoding glycosyltransferase, with amino-acid sequence MKTVLIISPYFPPVNAADMQRIRPAVHHLGSEGWSPVVLAVDPGATEMGTDPMLMKTVPSDLPVYHSGAFPTRWTRRIGLGAIALRSLLHLASLGSDLILKFRPDVVFFSTTQFPVMILGRYWKWRFGVKVVLDFQDPWLYDELRPLPASQRPPKYWFAHQINRLLEPPSVKAADGIVAVSEAYWQDLKRRYPSTKHTPCLTLPFAGFSKDLDVAAELPTQRSPDETRFIIRYIGRGGTDMHPAFTLILQAIRLGMTEQPAVFNRIRFEVAGTSYAPAGKGIPSIEPVARQLVPELDFVETPDRLPYFTSLRYLLDADLIFIPGSDDPRYTASKIYPYLLTEKPVLAVFHTSSPAIPVLETVLGEDCIRFGQEIPDDPSIRTIMQRLSGYLTGAITKSGTNRSRMEPWMSETMTRQLAAFFNRI; translated from the coding sequence ATGAAAACCGTTCTGATCATTTCCCCCTATTTTCCGCCGGTTAATGCGGCTGATATGCAGCGAATCCGGCCGGCCGTTCATCATCTGGGCAGCGAAGGGTGGTCCCCGGTGGTCCTGGCCGTTGATCCCGGTGCCACCGAAATGGGGACCGATCCGATGCTTATGAAAACAGTCCCCTCCGATCTGCCGGTATATCACAGCGGCGCCTTTCCCACCCGCTGGACAAGACGTATCGGACTCGGCGCGATTGCACTCCGGTCCCTTCTTCACCTGGCCAGTCTGGGGTCGGATCTGATTCTGAAATTCCGTCCGGATGTGGTGTTTTTTTCAACCACCCAGTTTCCGGTCATGATACTTGGCCGTTATTGGAAATGGCGTTTTGGTGTTAAAGTGGTTCTCGATTTCCAGGATCCCTGGCTGTATGATGAACTCCGTCCTTTACCCGCCAGTCAGCGTCCGCCGAAGTATTGGTTCGCCCATCAGATCAACCGCCTGCTGGAACCCCCGTCGGTTAAAGCAGCGGATGGAATTGTGGCCGTTTCAGAGGCCTACTGGCAGGATTTAAAACGACGATATCCTTCCACAAAGCATACACCCTGCCTCACCCTGCCGTTTGCCGGATTCAGCAAGGATCTGGATGTGGCTGCTGAACTTCCCACTCAGCGCAGCCCCGATGAAACCAGGTTCATCATCCGCTACATCGGGCGCGGGGGAACCGACATGCATCCGGCCTTCACCCTGATTCTTCAGGCCATCCGGCTCGGAATGACTGAACAGCCAGCCGTTTTCAACCGGATCAGGTTCGAGGTGGCAGGAACCAGCTACGCCCCGGCAGGAAAAGGAATACCCAGTATAGAACCGGTGGCCAGACAACTGGTACCTGAACTGGATTTTGTGGAAACACCCGACCGGCTTCCCTATTTCACCAGCCTGCGTTACCTGCTGGATGCAGACCTGATTTTTATCCCTGGTTCCGATGATCCCCGTTATACTGCTTCCAAGATTTATCCGTACCTGCTGACGGAAAAGCCGGTGCTTGCGGTTTTTCATACTTCCAGTCCGGCCATTCCGGTTCTCGAAACGGTTCTGGGAGAGGATTGCATCCGGTTTGGTCAGGAAATCCCCGACGATCCATCCATCCGCACGATAATGCAACGTCTGAGCGGCTACCTGACAGGTGCCATTACGAAATCCGGCACCAACCGGTCCCGCATGGAGCCCTGGATGTCTGAAACCATGACCCGGCAACTCGCCGCGTTTTTTAACCGGATCTGA
- a CDS encoding glycosyltransferase family 2 protein → MEKNPLVSVIIPTWRIQPELAETLACIQNQTYQNLEIVVACSGELPDTAAYGTDPRLRFVQVQAKTAAATRNAGFQQSTGLLIKFMDADDLLSEGAIEAQVKLAVTDPDCLVSSAWGRFYNNDLTTFRPNEEAVWRDLDSMDWLAGSLVGGGNMTQCGMFLFHRDQLIRQGAWDERLTLIDDFEFFTRHITRVKRVRFCPESILYYRSGSGATLSATRDRKAFESAYLSVELACRWMLEAESSPRIRQRCADVWQLWAYNAWPAYPDLTKRAEDEVKKLGGSQLPLPSGQAGRLIATLFGWKAAVRFKKWVGR, encoded by the coding sequence ATGGAAAAAAATCCGTTAGTTTCCGTCATCATTCCGACCTGGCGCATTCAGCCGGAGCTGGCTGAGACACTGGCCTGCATTCAGAATCAGACGTACCAGAATCTGGAAATCGTGGTGGCCTGCAGTGGTGAACTCCCCGATACGGCTGCTTACGGGACCGATCCCCGGTTGCGGTTTGTTCAGGTGCAGGCAAAAACCGCAGCGGCCACCCGGAATGCTGGTTTTCAGCAATCAACCGGCCTTCTGATCAAATTCATGGATGCCGATGATCTTCTCAGTGAGGGAGCCATTGAAGCGCAGGTAAAGCTGGCCGTGACCGACCCCGATTGTCTGGTATCCTCGGCCTGGGGTCGTTTTTACAACAATGACCTGACCACCTTCCGTCCCAATGAAGAAGCCGTCTGGCGTGATCTGGATTCCATGGATTGGCTTGCCGGATCCCTGGTCGGCGGCGGAAACATGACACAATGCGGGATGTTTCTGTTTCACCGGGATCAGCTGATCAGACAGGGAGCGTGGGACGAACGGTTGACCCTGATCGATGATTTCGAATTTTTCACCCGCCACATCACCCGGGTGAAACGGGTCCGTTTCTGCCCGGAATCCATTCTGTATTACCGGTCTGGTTCGGGAGCCACACTGTCGGCCACCCGTGACAGGAAGGCATTTGAATCGGCCTATCTTTCCGTTGAACTTGCCTGCCGCTGGATGCTGGAAGCCGAATCGAGCCCGAGAATCAGACAGCGGTGTGCCGATGTGTGGCAACTCTGGGCGTATAACGCCTGGCCAGCCTACCCCGACCTGACGAAACGCGCAGAAGACGAAGTAAAAAAACTGGGCGGCAGCCAATTGCCACTTCCATCGGGCCAGGCAGGCCGGCTGATAGCCACCCTTTTTGGTTGGAAAGCAGCGGTTCGATTTAAAAAATGGGTGGGAAGGTAA